Proteins encoded by one window of Crassostrea angulata isolate pt1a10 chromosome 9, ASM2561291v2, whole genome shotgun sequence:
- the LOC128162830 gene encoding tenascin-R-like translates to MEMCFSHIYFKLICILIFPAISLTSDLFREDTFTWVGTASVESSDLVIKEISFTRTTTVWCINECKKFPGCRGIDFCNIGKSFCRLWNGPFDQQPTANGTHLAECNRFSKETILASGMMTESVTMISTDLMPTIDTIMGVNVTSPGTTSPLIDTITQLLTTSKEDTATSGESTSTKDNTMQIDLTTDDTTTSVNSTKDGTVLVDSTTVNVTSLVDSSTTDAITTINSTIDDATTKITLTSLGPSNSFDTSISVDSTRVDATTQIGSTTVDTTTSVDTPTVDASTSADTPTVDVTTSADTPTVDVTTSADTLTLDANTPIAEVTTSADTPTVDVTTSADTPTVDVTTSADTLTVDANTPIAEVTTSVDTPTVDASTSADTSTVDVTTSADTPTVDVTTSADTLTVDAITPIAEVTTSAETPIVDVTTSIDLTTVDVSTSIDSRTVDASTLVDSTTIDATTSLESTTVDASTSEDSTTVDYSTSVDSTTVDASTSVESTTVDASTSVDSTTVDAFTSVVLATVDAISSVDSTTVDATTDSSAADTTTTESYCPDCGCWMTKGLSGALPIYLNGQLKEVSCGNSSTYSWTVFQRRFDGSESFDRTWLEYEEGFGSAAGEFWLGNKYIHLLNMLGYTYLRIEVITFDNVVGFIEYPDFQLGDSTENYLLRSIGTPAASSVVDDSLADSVSRAFSTPDMDNDNNKAQKNGNCALILKSGWWFNNCADVNLNGEYSHIKDASEKIYWFGTWGWDISLKETTMKIRKP, encoded by the exons ATGGAAATGTGTTTTTctcatatttatttcaaattaatatgTATACTGATATTTCCAGCCATCAGTTTGACAAGCGATTTATTTAGAGAAGATACATTTACTTGGGTTGGAACAGCTTCGGTTGAATCAAGTGATCTTGTTATCAAGGAAATAAGTTTTACAAGAACCACAACTGTGTGGTGCATAAACGAGTGCAAAAAATTCCCCGGATGTCGCGGCATAGACTTCTGCAATATAGGAAAAAGTTTTTGTAGACTTTGGAATGGACCATTTGACCAACAGCCAACCGCTAATGGAACCCATTTAGCAGAATGCAATAGGTTTTCCAAA GAGACAATATTGGCTTCTGGTATGATGACAGAATCCGTCACAATGATATCCACAGATTTGATGCCAACGATTGATACAATAATGGGGGTGAATGTAACGAGCCCTGGGACTACATCACCTTTAATAGACACAATAACTCAACTGCTCACAACTTCTAAAGAAGACACAGCAACCTCTGGTGAATCAACATCAACGAAAGACAACACAATGCAGATTGACTTAACCACAGATGACACTACTACATCAGTAAATTCAACCAAAGATGGCACCGTATTAGTAGACTCAACCACAGTTAATGTCACTTCATTAGTAGACTCATCCACGACTGACGCCATAACAACAATTAACTCAACCATAGATGACGCCACTACAAAAATAACTCTCACTTCACTTGGCCCTTCTAACTCATTTGACACCAGTATATCAGTAGACTCCACTAGAGTTGACGCCACCACACAAATAGGCTCCACTACAGTTGACACTACTACATCAGTAGACACACCAACAGTTGATGCCTCTACATCAGCAGACACACCAACAGTTGATGTCACTACATCAGCAGACACACCAACAGTTGATGTCACTACATCAGCAGACACACTAACACTTGATGCCAACACACCGATAGCTGAAGTCACTACATCAGCAGACACACCAACAGTTGATGTCACTACATCAGCAGACACACCAACAGTTGATGTCACTACATCAGCAGACACACTAACAGTTGATGCCAACACACCGATAGCTGAAGTCACTACATCAGTAGACACACCAACAGTTGATGCCTCTACATCAGCAGACACATCAACAGTTGATGTCACTACATCAGCAGACACACCAACAGTTGATGTCACTACATCAGCAGACACACTAACAGTTGATGCCATCACACCGATAGCTGAAGTCACTACATCAGCAGAAACACCAATAGTTGATGTCACGACATCAATAGACTTAACAACAGTTGACGTTTCAACATCAATAGACTCAAGAACAGTTGACGCTTCTACATTAGTAGACTCTACCACAATTGACGCCACTACATCATTAGAATCAACCACTGTTGATGCCTCTACATCAGAAGACTCAACCACTGTTGATTACTCTACATCAGTAGACTCAACCACTGTTGATGCCTCTACATCAGTAGAATCAACCACAGTTGATGCCTCTACATCAGTAGACTCAACCACAGTTGATGCCTTTACATCAGTGGTTTTAGCCACAGTTGACGCCATTTCATCTGTAGATTCAACCACAGTTGACGCCACAACAGATTCGTCTGCAGCTGATACCACGACAACAGAGTCAT ACTGTCCAGATTGTGGATGCTGGATGACAAAGGGTTTATCTGGAGCTCTCCCAATTTACTTGAACGGCCAGCTTAAAGAAGTCAGTTGTGGGAACAGTTCAACTTATTCATGGACG GTATTTCAAAGGCGATTTGACGGTAGCGAAAGTTTCGATAGAACATGGCTAGAATACGAGGAAGGGTTTGGCTCAGCCGCAGGGGAGTTTTGGTTAG gaaataaatatattcacttgCTGAATATGCTTGGGTACACTTACCTGAGGATTGAGGTCATAACCTTTGACAACGTTGTCGGTTTTATTGAGTATCCTGACTTTCAATTAGGGGATTCAACCGAGAACTATCTGTTAAGAAGTATTGGGACACCAGCAGCAAGTTCAG TTGTGGATGACAGTCTGGCGGACAGTGTTTCAAGAGCTTTTTCAACACCAGATATGGATAATGACAACAACAAAGCCCAGAAAAACGGCAACTGTGCTTTGATCTTAAAGAGCGGTTGGTGGTTTAACAATTGTGCGGACGTCAACTTAAACGGAGAATATAGTCACATCAAAGATGCcagtgaaaaaatatattggttcGGCACCTGGGGGTGGGATATATCTTTGAAGGAGACTACAATGAAGATTAGGAAGCCTTAG